One Ethanoligenens harbinense YUAN-3 genomic window carries:
- the coaD gene encoding pantetheine-phosphate adenylyltransferase, which yields MSLAICPGSFDPLTLGHLDIISRAARMFDSVVVVVMFNSGKSPAFTVEERYAFIRKSVAGIPNVEVDTYEGLLADYCALRGADAVVRGLRVMSDFEYEFQMALTNNSLHPQTETIFLPANREYMFLSSSVVREIARFGRDISPFVPPEIALDIQARLCGKEKQHERG from the coding sequence ATGTCATTAGCAATCTGTCCGGGCAGTTTTGACCCGCTGACGCTCGGCCATCTGGATATCATCTCCCGCGCCGCGCGCATGTTTGATTCCGTGGTGGTGGTGGTGATGTTCAATTCCGGCAAGAGTCCGGCCTTCACCGTGGAAGAACGGTATGCGTTCATTCGCAAATCCGTGGCGGGCATCCCGAACGTGGAGGTCGATACATACGAAGGGTTGCTGGCCGATTATTGTGCACTGCGGGGCGCTGACGCCGTGGTGCGCGGCCTGCGTGTGATGTCGGATTTTGAATATGAATTCCAGATGGCGCTCACCAACAATTCCCTGCATCCACAGACCGAGACCATCTTTTTGCCGGCCAACCGGGAATATATGTTCCTGAGTTCAAGCGTGGTGCGTGAAATCGCCCGCTTTGGCCGTGATATATCGCCCTTTGTGCCGCCCGAGATTGCCTTGGATATTCAGGCGCGGCTCTGCGGAAAGGAGAAGCAACATGAGCGTGGATGA
- the rsmD gene encoding 16S rRNA (guanine(966)-N(2))-methyltransferase RsmD, whose protein sequence is MRVITGSARGARLETLSGLETRPTAERVKEALFSSIQFELEGRRVLDLFAGSGQLGIESLSRGAALAVFVDQSADAVKIIKANLTHTRLFEKARVLETEAELFLARAPETYDVIFLDPPYHHGFLEKLLPHAAAHLSAHGVLVAEGAKDDSMPEAVGDLRLVQKKSYGKTAIGFYRGKDVDVSCH, encoded by the coding sequence ATGAGAGTGATCACCGGCAGCGCGCGGGGCGCGCGTCTTGAAACGCTGAGCGGTCTGGAAACGCGCCCCACGGCGGAACGGGTAAAAGAGGCCCTGTTCAGCAGTATCCAATTCGAACTGGAGGGCCGGCGCGTGCTCGATCTGTTTGCCGGCAGCGGTCAGCTCGGCATCGAGTCGCTCAGCCGGGGCGCTGCTTTGGCGGTTTTTGTCGACCAGAGCGCCGATGCCGTAAAAATCATCAAAGCCAATCTCACGCACACCCGCCTGTTTGAAAAGGCTCGGGTGCTGGAAACGGAGGCAGAGTTGTTTCTTGCCCGCGCGCCGGAAACGTATGATGTGATTTTTTTGGATCCGCCCTATCACCACGGTTTTCTGGAAAAGCTGCTGCCGCACGCGGCCGCGCATCTTTCTGCGCATGGCGTGCTGGTGGCGGAGGGAGCCAAAGACGACTCCATGCCCGAAGCGGTGGGCGACCTCCGTCTGGTGCAGAAAAAATCCTATGGGAAAACAGCGATCGGTTTTTATCGCGGCAAGGATGTGGACGTTTCATGTCATTAG
- the uvrC gene encoding excinuclease ABC subunit UvrC encodes MDEQMLERLKAESNTLPLSPGVYIMKNKSGNIIYIGKAKALKNRVSQYFWRFASHEGKVRKMVENVDHFDYILTDSEFEALVLECSLIKQHKPKYNILLKDDKGYSYIRVSLQEEWPRVESAKQVADDGALYLGPYISSFAVKETVDEAVKAFRLPVCSRHFPQDIGKGRPCLNYYIRQCCAPCRGKMPNAEYRELVDNAVTFLKGGYGLILNQLQEQMTVFSDALEFEKAARIRDRIAAIQKIRERQKVVSSRVEEQDVIAMAGDGCSTAVEVFIIRGGRLCDRSSFLFEFMQDEPAARAEFLRSYYSQIKQAPPRVTLDGPTEDKELIEQYLSGLAGRKVSITVPQKGEQAALTAMVRANAQEKLNHLSQRPAHGEKVLDELGKLLGLPGRPAYIESYDISNTAGTGVVAGMVVFADGKPLKSAYKRFAIKTVEGQDDYACMREVLSRRLARLKEAKEKGQEAGEGFGRVPDLILLDGGRGHVAAVRPVLEASGFDIPLFGMVKDDKHRTRAIARDGGEIAINASRGVFTLVSNIQEEVHRYAIAYHHKTQQKRGFSSRLTLAPGVGPARARALMKHFGTMEKLRAASEEELAAVPGMSRAVARTLKELIVQGDLI; translated from the coding sequence ATGGACGAGCAAATGCTGGAACGGCTGAAAGCGGAATCAAACACGCTGCCGCTTTCGCCGGGCGTCTATATCATGAAAAACAAGAGCGGGAACATCATCTATATCGGCAAGGCAAAAGCGCTGAAAAACCGTGTCAGCCAGTATTTCTGGCGTTTTGCCAGCCATGAGGGCAAAGTGCGTAAAATGGTGGAGAACGTCGATCATTTCGATTATATCCTCACCGACAGCGAGTTCGAGGCGCTGGTGCTCGAATGCAGCCTCATCAAACAGCACAAGCCGAAATACAACATCCTGCTCAAAGACGACAAAGGCTACAGCTATATCCGTGTGTCGCTGCAAGAGGAGTGGCCGCGTGTCGAGAGCGCCAAACAGGTGGCGGACGACGGTGCGCTCTATCTGGGCCCGTATATCAGTTCGTTTGCCGTGAAGGAAACGGTGGACGAAGCGGTCAAGGCATTTCGTCTGCCGGTCTGTTCCAGACATTTCCCGCAGGATATCGGCAAGGGCAGGCCCTGCCTGAATTATTACATCCGCCAGTGCTGCGCCCCGTGTCGGGGCAAGATGCCCAACGCCGAATACCGCGAGCTGGTGGACAATGCCGTTACCTTCCTGAAAGGCGGCTACGGCCTGATTCTGAACCAACTGCAGGAGCAGATGACGGTCTTTTCCGACGCGCTGGAGTTTGAAAAAGCGGCGCGTATCCGCGACCGCATCGCCGCCATTCAGAAGATCCGCGAACGGCAGAAGGTGGTATCCTCTCGCGTGGAGGAGCAGGACGTGATCGCCATGGCGGGGGACGGTTGCAGCACCGCTGTGGAGGTCTTCATCATCCGCGGCGGGCGGCTCTGCGACCGCTCCAGTTTTTTATTCGAGTTCATGCAGGACGAACCGGCCGCGCGTGCGGAATTTTTGCGCAGCTACTATTCGCAGATCAAACAGGCGCCGCCGCGTGTAACGCTGGACGGCCCGACCGAGGATAAGGAGCTCATCGAGCAGTATCTCTCCGGGCTGGCGGGGCGCAAGGTGAGCATTACCGTGCCGCAGAAGGGCGAGCAGGCCGCGCTGACCGCCATGGTGCGCGCCAACGCGCAGGAAAAACTCAACCACCTCAGCCAGCGCCCGGCGCACGGGGAAAAGGTGCTGGACGAACTGGGCAAACTGCTTGGTCTGCCCGGCCGCCCGGCCTACATTGAGTCCTACGACATCTCAAACACAGCCGGTACCGGCGTGGTGGCCGGCATGGTGGTGTTTGCCGACGGAAAGCCGCTCAAGAGCGCTTATAAGCGGTTCGCCATCAAGACGGTGGAAGGGCAGGACGACTACGCCTGCATGCGCGAGGTACTTTCCCGCCGCCTTGCCCGTCTGAAAGAGGCCAAAGAAAAGGGACAGGAGGCCGGGGAGGGTTTCGGCCGCGTGCCCGATCTCATCCTGCTGGACGGCGGGCGCGGGCATGTGGCGGCCGTGCGGCCGGTGCTGGAAGCGTCCGGCTTCGACATCCCGCTGTTCGGCATGGTCAAGGACGACAAGCACCGTACCCGAGCCATTGCCCGCGACGGCGGGGAAATCGCCATCAATGCCAGCCGCGGCGTATTCACGCTGGTCTCGAATATCCAGGAGGAAGTGCACCGCTATGCCATTGCCTACCATCACAAAACACAGCAAAAACGCGGTTTTTCCTCTCGTCTGACCCTCGCGCCCGGCGTGGGGCCGGCGCGGGCGCGGGCGCTGATGAAGCATTTTGGCACCATGGAAAAACTGCGCGCTGCCAGTGAGGAAGAGCTGGCCGCCGTGCCCGGCATGAGCAGGGCAGTGGCGCGCACGCTCAAGGAGCTCATCGTGCAGGGAGATCTGATTTAG
- a CDS encoding HPr family phosphocarrier protein yields MLVKEVVVQNQVGLHARPATFFIQKANEFKSSIWVERDERRVNAKSLLGVLSLGILGNTKIRIIADGPDEQEALDSLVKLVQSGFAV; encoded by the coding sequence ATGTTAGTCAAAGAAGTCGTTGTGCAAAACCAGGTTGGCCTGCACGCGCGTCCCGCCACGTTTTTCATTCAGAAAGCGAACGAGTTCAAGTCTTCCATCTGGGTGGAACGGGACGAGCGCAGGGTGAACGCGAAAAGCCTGCTCGGCGTGCTCTCCCTTGGTATTTTGGGTAACACCAAGATCCGCATCATCGCCGACGGGCCGGATGAACAGGAAGCGTTGGACAGCCTGGTGAAGCTGGTGCAGTCCGGGTTTGCTGTGTGA
- the trmD gene encoding tRNA (guanosine(37)-N1)-methyltransferase TrmD, translated as MRIDLLTLFPAMCEAVLSESIIGRARKAGFVTIACHDIRAFSQNKHRHVDDYPYGGGAGMVMQPDPIFDCFADLCGRLHTRPRLVYLTPQGRRFDQDTALRFSKLDNLCLLCGHYEGVDERVLEEIVDEEISLGDFVLTGGELPALCVADAVARLLPGVLAGEESWQEESIASGLLEYPQYTRPPVYHGRTVPEVLLGGHHAQIEDFRRKAALARTRARRPDLLETAALTEADGAFLQALHAAQAENGAE; from the coding sequence ATGCGGATTGACCTGCTTACACTATTCCCGGCCATGTGCGAGGCGGTGCTGAGCGAAAGCATCATCGGCCGTGCGCGCAAAGCCGGGTTCGTCACCATCGCCTGCCACGACATTCGCGCTTTTTCCCAAAACAAGCACCGCCATGTGGATGATTACCCGTATGGCGGCGGAGCGGGCATGGTGATGCAGCCCGATCCCATCTTCGATTGTTTCGCCGATCTCTGCGGGCGGCTGCACACGCGGCCGCGCCTGGTCTACCTTACGCCGCAAGGTCGGCGGTTCGATCAGGACACCGCCCTGCGGTTTTCCAAACTGGACAACCTCTGTTTGCTCTGCGGGCATTACGAGGGGGTGGACGAGCGCGTGCTGGAGGAGATCGTGGACGAGGAAATCTCACTCGGCGATTTCGTGCTCACCGGCGGGGAGCTGCCCGCCCTCTGCGTGGCCGACGCGGTGGCGCGTCTGCTGCCCGGCGTGCTGGCCGGGGAGGAAAGCTGGCAGGAGGAGAGCATCGCGTCCGGCCTGCTGGAATATCCGCAGTATACGCGTCCGCCCGTCTACCACGGACGGACTGTGCCGGAGGTGCTGTTGGGCGGGCACCACGCGCAGATCGAGGATTTTCGCCGCAAAGCCGCACTTGCCCGCACACGGGCGCGGCGCCCGGATCTGCTGGAGACCGCCGCGCTGACGGAGGCGGACGGCGCTTTTTTGCAGGCGCTGCATGCCGCACAGGCAGAAAACGGCGCGGAATAG
- the rimM gene encoding ribosome maturation factor RimM (Essential for efficient processing of 16S rRNA), with the protein MARKRFLETGKIVATQGLRGEVRVQPWCDSPDFLLQFGGFFLDGEGKNYRKVTDARVHKHMAVLKFEGAETVEDAMALLRRVLYIDRKTVDLPEGSHFEQDLIGMDVVDAGDGHAYGKLTEVLRTGANDVYTVTDAAGKEVLIPAIPDVVREVDTDAGVMHITPLKGLFDDAD; encoded by the coding sequence ATGGCGCGGAAGCGTTTTTTGGAAACAGGAAAGATCGTGGCCACGCAGGGACTGCGCGGTGAGGTGCGGGTGCAGCCGTGGTGTGACAGCCCGGATTTTCTGCTGCAATTTGGCGGGTTTTTCTTAGACGGCGAGGGGAAAAACTACCGAAAGGTGACGGATGCCCGCGTGCACAAGCATATGGCCGTGCTCAAGTTCGAGGGCGCGGAAACGGTGGAGGACGCGATGGCCCTGCTGCGCCGGGTGCTGTATATCGACCGCAAAACGGTGGACCTGCCGGAGGGCAGCCATTTTGAGCAGGACCTCATTGGCATGGACGTGGTGGACGCGGGCGACGGGCACGCCTACGGCAAGCTCACCGAGGTGCTCCGCACGGGCGCGAATGATGTTTACACCGTGACTGATGCGGCGGGCAAAGAGGTGCTCATTCCCGCCATTCCTGACGTGGTGCGCGAGGTGGACACGGATGCGGGCGTCATGCACATCACGCCGCTGAAAGGGCTGTTCGACGATGCGGATTGA
- a CDS encoding KH domain-containing protein, which yields MQDLLVFIAQGLVEQPDAVTVTVDDPKEDGTVVYHLHVAADDMGRVIGKQGRIAKAIRTVMRAVGNHREQKAVVEID from the coding sequence ATGCAGGATTTGCTGGTCTTTATCGCGCAGGGCCTGGTGGAACAGCCCGATGCCGTCACCGTGACGGTCGATGATCCCAAAGAAGACGGCACCGTCGTCTATCATCTCCATGTCGCTGCGGATGATATGGGGCGGGTCATCGGCAAACAGGGGCGCATCGCAAAAGCGATCCGCACCGTGATGCGCGCTGTGGGCAACCACCGGGAACAGAAAGCCGTGGTGGAGATCGACTGA
- the rpsP gene encoding 30S ribosomal protein S16: MAVKIRLRRVGKKKAPFYRIVVADSRFPADGRFIEEIGYYNPLVNPAEIKVDAEKAKKWIENGAQPTDTVKFVLKQGGVL; the protein is encoded by the coding sequence ATGGCAGTGAAGATCAGACTGCGCCGCGTGGGCAAGAAAAAGGCCCCGTTCTACCGCATCGTGGTGGCGGATTCCCGTTTCCCGGCAGACGGCCGCTTCATCGAGGAGATTGGTTATTACAACCCGCTCGTCAATCCGGCTGAAATCAAGGTGGATGCGGAAAAAGCCAAAAAATGGATCGAAAACGGCGCTCAGCCGACCGATACCGTGAAATTCGTGCTGAAACAGGGCGGCGTCCTGTAA
- the ffh gene encoding signal recognition particle protein, whose protein sequence is MAFEGLSEKLSAAFKRLRSKGKLTEADVRQAMREVRLALLEADVNYKIAKQFVNDVTERAIGSAVLESLTPAQQVIKIVNEELTALMGGEQSRIRYASKPPTVILLCGLQGSGKTTHAAKLALSMKKQGKRPLLAACDVYRPAAIKQLQVVGEKAGVPVFEQGQGDPVKIAKAALHHAKDHGSDVLILDTAGRLHVDEALMDELKRIKAAVEPDEILLVVDAMTGQDAVNVASSFNEVLGIDGVILTKLDGDTRGGAALSVRAVTGKPIKFAGTGEKLDDLEPFHPERMASRILGMGDMLTLIEKAEQEVDQKKAAEMAKKLKHNAIDFNDFLESIRQMKKMGSLSSVMNMLPGVRGKVSEEQMDKGEIEMKRTEAIITSMTAYERERPESINPSRKRRIASGSGTKVEDVNRLLRNFEQTRKMMKQMGGKGKRRGRMPMLPF, encoded by the coding sequence ATGGCATTCGAAGGGCTTTCCGAAAAACTGTCGGCGGCATTCAAGCGTTTGCGGTCCAAGGGCAAGCTGACCGAGGCGGATGTGCGGCAGGCCATGCGCGAGGTGCGCCTGGCGCTGCTTGAAGCCGACGTCAACTACAAAATTGCCAAGCAGTTCGTCAATGATGTGACCGAGCGCGCCATAGGCAGCGCCGTGCTCGAAAGCCTGACGCCCGCCCAGCAGGTCATCAAGATCGTCAACGAGGAACTCACCGCGCTGATGGGCGGCGAGCAGAGCCGCATCCGCTATGCGTCCAAGCCGCCCACGGTGATTTTGCTCTGCGGCCTGCAGGGCTCCGGTAAAACGACTCACGCCGCCAAGCTGGCGCTTTCCATGAAAAAACAGGGCAAGCGCCCGCTGCTCGCAGCCTGCGACGTTTACCGCCCGGCGGCCATCAAGCAGTTGCAGGTGGTGGGTGAAAAAGCGGGCGTGCCGGTCTTCGAGCAGGGGCAGGGCGACCCGGTGAAGATCGCCAAAGCCGCTCTGCACCACGCCAAAGACCATGGCAGCGACGTGCTCATTCTCGACACCGCCGGCCGTTTGCATGTGGACGAGGCGCTGATGGATGAGCTTAAGCGCATCAAAGCCGCCGTGGAGCCGGACGAGATCCTGTTGGTGGTGGACGCCATGACCGGCCAGGACGCGGTGAACGTGGCGTCCTCGTTCAACGAGGTGCTGGGAATTGACGGTGTCATCCTCACCAAACTCGACGGCGACACCCGCGGCGGTGCGGCACTCTCGGTGCGGGCGGTCACGGGCAAGCCCATCAAGTTTGCGGGCACCGGCGAAAAGCTGGATGATCTGGAGCCGTTTCATCCCGAACGCATGGCTTCGCGCATCCTCGGCATGGGCGACATGCTCACCCTGATCGAGAAGGCTGAGCAGGAAGTGGATCAGAAAAAAGCCGCCGAGATGGCAAAAAAGCTCAAGCACAATGCCATCGACTTCAACGACTTCCTCGAATCCATCCGGCAGATGAAAAAAATGGGTTCGCTCTCCTCCGTGATGAACATGCTGCCCGGCGTGCGCGGCAAGGTGAGCGAGGAACAGATGGACAAGGGCGAGATCGAGATGAAGCGCACCGAGGCCATCATCACCTCAATGACCGCGTATGAGCGGGAGCGGCCGGAGAGCATTAACCCGTCGCGCAAGCGGCGCATCGCTTCCGGCAGCGGCACCAAAGTGGAAGACGTTAACCGGCTGCTGCGTAACTTCGAGCAGACCCGCAAGATGATGAAACAAATGGGCGGCAAAGGCAAACGCCGCGGGCGGATGCCGATGCTCCCGTTCTGA
- the ylxM gene encoding YlxM family DNA-binding protein, with protein sequence MKEKNLEISFLLDFYGEILTEKQREVIELYYNDDLSLAEIAEHAGITRQGVRDAIKRGESTLLFMEEKLGLAAKFDAMQGTLSSIDRDAAEIASRSERYCVSHEIGDLARRIQKTVDDLRDA encoded by the coding sequence ATGAAAGAGAAAAATCTGGAGATCTCATTCCTGCTGGATTTTTATGGAGAGATCCTCACCGAGAAACAGCGGGAGGTCATCGAACTCTATTACAACGACGATCTTTCGCTTGCGGAAATCGCCGAGCACGCGGGTATCACCCGTCAGGGTGTGCGGGACGCGATCAAGCGCGGCGAGAGCACGCTGCTTTTTATGGAAGAGAAGCTCGGCCTCGCCGCAAAGTTCGACGCCATGCAGGGCACGCTGTCCAGCATTGACCGCGACGCGGCCGAGATCGCCTCGCGCAGTGAGCGTTACTGTGTGTCGCACGAGATCGGCGACCTGGCGCGCAGGATTCAAAAAACGGTGGATGATCTGCGCGACGCATAA
- the rpmG gene encoding 50S ribosomal protein L33: protein MRVKVTLACTECKQRNYDTMKNKKNDPDRLEMSKYCRFCHKHTVHRETK from the coding sequence ATGAGAGTAAAAGTCACACTGGCCTGCACGGAGTGCAAGCAACGCAACTACGACACGATGAAAAACAAGAAGAACGACCCGGATCGGCTTGAAATGAGCAAATACTGCCGGTTCTGCCACAAGCACACCGTTCATCGGGAAACCAAGTAA
- the secE gene encoding preprotein translocase subunit SecE, whose amino-acid sequence MPNSKQSKEPIPLRPKTGRAAQAGAKNQGGRFGGFKRFLSETRAEFKKIIWPTRRQVTSNTIVVLVTIAVIGAVVMALDALCITGFNALVK is encoded by the coding sequence ATGCCGAATTCCAAGCAGAGCAAGGAACCGATCCCGCTCCGGCCCAAAACCGGCCGGGCCGCGCAGGCCGGCGCCAAAAACCAAGGCGGCCGCTTCGGCGGTTTCAAACGTTTTTTGAGTGAAACGCGCGCGGAATTCAAAAAGATCATCTGGCCGACCAGGCGTCAGGTGACCAGCAACACCATCGTGGTACTGGTGACCATTGCGGTGATCGGGGCGGTCGTCATGGCGCTCGACGCGCTGTGCATCACGGGTTTCAACGCACTGGTCAAATAA
- the nusG gene encoding transcription termination/antitermination protein NusG — protein sequence MSENAKWYVVHTYSGYENKVASNLQTIVENRSLQDVIQEIKIPTEMVTEIKDNVKREVERKTFPGYVLVKMELNDDTWHIVRNTRGVTGFVGSGSHPEPLTEKEVEALGMDKRTVEVNYAVGDSVRIVDGPLDGFIGTVDTLDTDKNQVTVTVSMFGRETPVELELGQVEVIQ from the coding sequence ATGTCTGAGAATGCGAAATGGTATGTGGTGCATACCTATTCGGGCTACGAAAACAAAGTAGCCTCCAATCTGCAAACCATTGTGGAAAACCGCAGTTTGCAGGATGTGATCCAGGAGATCAAGATCCCCACCGAAATGGTGACGGAGATCAAGGACAATGTCAAGCGCGAAGTGGAGCGTAAAACTTTTCCCGGCTATGTGCTGGTGAAAATGGAGCTCAACGACGACACCTGGCATATCGTGCGCAACACGCGCGGCGTGACCGGGTTCGTCGGCTCCGGCTCCCACCCCGAGCCGCTTACGGAAAAAGAAGTGGAAGCCCTCGGCATGGACAAACGCACCGTTGAGGTCAACTACGCGGTAGGCGACAGCGTCCGCATCGTGGACGGCCCGCTCGATGGCTTCATCGGCACGGTGGACACGCTGGATACCGATAAAAACCAGGTAACGGTCACGGTCTCCATGTTTGGCCGCGAAACGCCGGTGGAACTGGAGCTCGGGCAGGTCGAAGTCATTCAGTAA
- the rplK gene encoding 50S ribosomal protein L11, whose amino-acid sequence MAQKVVGFIKLQIPAGKATPAPPVGPALGQHGVNIMAFTKEFNERTKGDAGLVIPVVITVYADRSFSFVTKTPPAAVLIKKALGLETASGVPNKQKVGKITKEQLQKIAEQKMPDLNAASLDAAISMIAGTARSMGVEVAD is encoded by the coding sequence ATGGCACAAAAAGTAGTGGGTTTCATCAAATTGCAGATCCCCGCGGGCAAAGCCACTCCGGCGCCGCCCGTGGGTCCGGCACTGGGCCAGCACGGCGTCAACATCATGGCGTTCACGAAGGAATTCAATGAGCGCACCAAAGGCGACGCGGGTTTGGTCATTCCGGTGGTCATCACCGTGTATGCCGACCGTTCGTTCTCGTTCGTCACCAAAACGCCGCCGGCGGCCGTCCTGATCAAAAAGGCCCTTGGGCTTGAGACCGCGTCGGGCGTGCCCAACAAACAGAAAGTCGGCAAGATCACCAAAGAACAGCTCCAGAAGATCGCTGAGCAGAAAATGCCCGACCTAAACGCCGCCAGTCTGGACGCCGCCATCAGCATGATTGCGGGCACGGCGCGCAGCATGGGCGTGGAAGTCGCGGACTGA
- the rplA gene encoding 50S ribosomal protein L1: MKHGKKYVESVKLVDSTKLYDAAEALALCCQTAKAKFDETVEVHIRLGVDSRHADQQVRGAVVLPHGTGRVVRTLVFAKGDNAKAAEAAGADYVGAEEYMEKIQKENWMEFDVVIATPDMMGVVGRLGKILGPRGLMPNPKAGTVTPDVARAVTDAKAGKIEYRLDKTNIIHCVIGKASFGAEKLGENFDTLLTAVVKAKPAAAKGQYIRSCSIASTMGPGVHINPSKFVGVQTAG, encoded by the coding sequence ATGAAACACGGAAAAAAATATGTCGAGAGCGTCAAACTGGTAGACTCGACGAAACTGTATGACGCTGCGGAAGCTCTGGCGCTCTGCTGCCAGACGGCCAAGGCGAAATTCGACGAGACCGTGGAAGTCCACATCCGCCTGGGCGTGGATTCCCGCCACGCGGATCAGCAGGTGCGCGGCGCCGTCGTGCTGCCGCACGGCACCGGCCGCGTGGTGCGCACGCTGGTCTTCGCCAAAGGCGACAACGCCAAAGCCGCCGAAGCCGCAGGTGCCGATTATGTCGGCGCCGAAGAATATATGGAAAAAATCCAGAAGGAAAACTGGATGGAGTTCGACGTGGTTATCGCCACGCCGGACATGATGGGCGTCGTGGGCCGTCTCGGTAAGATCCTCGGCCCGCGCGGCCTCATGCCGAACCCCAAGGCCGGTACCGTCACCCCGGATGTCGCCCGTGCCGTCACGGACGCCAAAGCCGGTAAAATTGAGTACCGCCTGGACAAAACCAACATCATCCACTGCGTCATCGGCAAAGCGTCGTTCGGGGCGGAAAAACTCGGCGAGAACTTCGACACGCTGCTTACCGCCGTCGTCAAAGCGAAACCGGCCGCGGCCAAAGGCCAGTATATCCGCTCCTGCTCGATCGCCAGCACCATGGGCCCGGGCGTGCACATCAACCCATCCAAATTTGTTGGCGTGCAGACTGCCGGTTGA
- the rplJ gene encoding 50S ribosomal protein L10, producing the protein MPSEKILAQKQQLVTGLAEQLKASISGVLVDYTGISVEDDTKLRAELRAANVDYSVKKNSIIGRAAEAAGLTGLDDVLKGATALATSTEDLVAPAKILAKFAETHPNFKIKAGFIEGKAATGVEVEALAKLPPKEVLVAKALGGLNAPISGFVMVLNANLRGLVVALNAIAEKQSA; encoded by the coding sequence TTGCCAAGTGAAAAGATCCTTGCCCAGAAGCAACAGTTGGTCACCGGCCTCGCCGAGCAGCTCAAAGCGTCGATCAGCGGCGTGCTCGTAGACTACACGGGCATCTCGGTGGAAGACGACACCAAACTGCGCGCCGAACTGCGCGCGGCCAACGTCGATTATTCCGTCAAGAAGAACTCCATCATCGGCCGCGCTGCCGAAGCGGCGGGTCTGACCGGTCTGGACGATGTGCTCAAAGGCGCTACGGCGCTCGCCACGTCGACGGAAGACCTGGTCGCACCGGCGAAGATTCTCGCAAAATTTGCCGAAACCCACCCCAACTTCAAAATCAAGGCTGGCTTCATCGAAGGCAAAGCCGCCACCGGCGTGGAAGTCGAAGCGCTGGCCAAGCTGCCGCCGAAAGAAGTGCTGGTCGCCAAAGCCCTTGGCGGCTTGAACGCGCCGATCTCCGGTTTCGTTATGGTGCTCAACGCCAACCTGCGCGGCCTGGTCGTGGCACTCAACGCCATTGCCGAGAAACAAAGCGCCTGA
- the rplL gene encoding 50S ribosomal protein L7/L12: MASEKVTKLIEDVKALTVLELSELVKALEEEFGVSAAAPVAVAAAPAAGAAPAAEEKTEFDVVLTDIGGSKIGVIKVVREITGLGLKDAKELVESAPKAIKEKVGKDEAEELKKKIEDAGAKVELK; the protein is encoded by the coding sequence ATGGCATCTGAAAAAGTTACAAAATTGATCGAGGACGTCAAAGCCCTGACTGTGCTGGAGCTCTCTGAACTCGTGAAAGCTCTGGAAGAAGAATTCGGCGTGTCCGCTGCCGCTCCGGTGGCCGTGGCGGCCGCTCCGGCTGCTGGCGCTGCTCCGGCTGCTGAAGAGAAAACCGAATTTGATGTCGTGCTCACCGACATTGGCGGCAGCAAGATCGGCGTCATCAAAGTGGTCCGCGAGATCACCGGTCTTGGCCTGAAAGACGCGAAAGAACTCGTTGAGAGCGCGCCGAAAGCCATTAAAGAAAAAGTCGGCAAAGACGAAGCCGAAGAACTGAAGAAAAAGATCGAAGATGCCGGCGCGAAAGTCGAACTGAAATAA